The following proteins are co-located in the Pan troglodytes isolate AG18354 chromosome 5, NHGRI_mPanTro3-v2.0_pri, whole genome shotgun sequence genome:
- the TBP gene encoding TATA-box-binding protein (The RefSeq protein has 1 substitution, 1 non-frameshifting indel compared to this genomic sequence), with product MDQNNSLPPYAQGLASPQGAMTPGIPIFSPMMPYGTGLTPQPIQNTNSLSILEEQQRQQQQQQQQQQQQQQQQQQQQQQQQQQQQQQQQQQQAVAAAAVQQSTSQQATQGTSGQAPQLFHSQTLTTAPLPGTTPLYPSPMTPMTPITPATPASESSGIVPQLQNIVSTVNLGCKLDLKTIALRARNAEYNPTRFAAVIMRIREPRTTALIFSSGKMVCTGAKSEEQSRLAARKYARVVQKLGFPAKFLDFKIQNMVGSCDVKFPIRLEGLVLTHQQFSSYEPELFPGLIYRMIKPRIVLLIFVSGKVVLTGAKVRAEIYEAFENIYPILKGFRKTT from the exons GGTGCCATGACTCCCGGAATCCCTATCTTTAGTCCAATGATGCCTTATGGCACTGGACTGACCCCACAGCCTATTCAGAACACCAATAGTCTGTCTATTTTGGAAGAGCAACAaaggcagcagcagcaacaacaacagcagcagcagcagcagcagcaacagcaacagcagcagcagcagcagcagcagcagcagcagcagcagcagcagcagcaacaggcaGTGGCAGCTGCAGCCGTTCAGCAGTCAACGTCCCAGCAGGCAACACAGGGAACCTCAGGCCAGGCACCACAGCTCTTCCACTCACAGACTCTCACAACTGCACCCTTGCCGGGCACCACTCCACTGTATCCCTCCCCCATGACCCCCATGACCCCCATCACTCCTGCCACGCCAGCTTCGGAGAGTTCTGGGATTGTACCGCAGCTGCA AAATATTGTATCCACAGTGAATCTTGGTTGTAAACTTGACCTAAAGACCATTGCACTTCGTGCCCGAAACGCCGAATATAATCCCAAG CGGTTTGCTGCGGTAATCATGAGGATAAGAGAGCCACGAACCACGGCACTGATTTTCAGTTCGGGGAAAATGGTGTGCACGGGAGCCAAGAG TGAAGAACAGTCCAGACTGGCAGCAAGAAAATATGCTAGAGTTGTCCAGAAGTTGGGTTTTCCAGCTAAGTTCTTGGACTTCAAGATTCAGAACATGGTGGGGAGCTGTGATGTGAAGTTTCCTATAAGGTTAGAAGGCCTTGTGCTCACCCACCAACAATTTAGTAG TTATGAGCCAGAGTTATTTCCTGGTTTAATCTACAGAATGATCAAACCCAGAATTGTTctccttatttttgtttctggaaAAGTTGTATTAACAG GTGCTAAAGTCAGAGCAGAAATTTATGAAGCATTTGAAAACATCTACCCTATTCTAAAGGGATTCAGGAAGACGACGTAA
- the TBP gene encoding TATA-box-binding protein isoform X2, which produces MDQNNSLPPYAQGLASPQGAMTPGIPIFSPMMPYGTGLTPQPIQNTNSLSILEEQQRQQQQQQQQQQQQQQQQQQQQQQQQQQQQQQQQQQAVAAAAVQQSTSQQATQGTSGQAPQLFHSQTLTTAPLPGTTPLYPSPMTPMTPITPATPASESSGIVPQLQNIVSTVNLGCKLDLKTIALRARNAEYNPKRFAAVIMRIREPRTTALIFSSGKMVCTGAKSEEQSRLAARKYARVVQKLGFPAKFLDFKIQNMVGSCDVKFPIRLEGLVLTHQQFSRC; this is translated from the exons GGTGCCATGACTCCCGGAATCCCTATCTTTAGTCCAATGATGCCTTATGGCACTGGACTGACCCCACAGCCTATTCAGAACACCAATAGTCTGTCTATTTTGGAAGAGCAACAaaggcagcagcagcaacaacaacagcagcagcagcagcagcagcaacagcaacagcagcagcagcagcagcagcagcagcagcagcagcagcagcagcagcaacaggcaGTGGCAGCTGCAGCCGTTCAGCAGTCAACGTCCCAGCAGGCAACACAGGGAACCTCAGGCCAGGCACCACAGCTCTTCCACTCACAGACTCTCACAACTGCACCCTTGCCGGGCACCACTCCACTGTATCCCTCCCCCATGACCCCCATGACCCCCATCACTCCTGCCACGCCAGCTTCGGAGAGTTCTGGGATTGTACCGCAGCTGCA AAATATTGTATCCACAGTGAATCTTGGTTGTAAACTTGACCTAAAGACCATTGCACTTCGTGCCCGAAACGCCGAATATAATCCCAAG CGGTTTGCTGCGGTAATCATGAGGATAAGAGAGCCACGAACCACGGCACTGATTTTCAGTTCGGGGAAAATGGTGTGCACGGGAGCCAAGAG TGAAGAACAGTCCAGACTGGCAGCAAGAAAATATGCTAGAGTTGTCCAGAAGTTGGGTTTTCCAGCTAAGTTCTTGGACTTCAAGATTCAGAACATGGTGGGGAGCTGTGATGTGAAGTTTCCTATAAGGTTAGAAGGCCTTGTGCTCACCCACCAACAATTTAGTAG GTGCTAA
- the TBP gene encoding TATA-box-binding protein isoform X1, whose product MDQNNSLPPYAQGLASPQGAMTPGIPIFSPMMPYGTGLTPQPIQNTNSLSILEEQQRQQQQQQQQQQQQQQQQQQQQQQQQQQQQQQQQQQAVAAAAVQQSTSQQATQGTSGQAPQLFHSQTLTTAPLPGTTPLYPSPMTPMTPITPATPASESSGIVPQLQNIVSTVNLGCKLDLKTIALRARNAEYNPKRFAAVIMRIREPRTTALIFSSGKMVCTGAKSEEQSRLAARKYARVVQKLGFPAKFLDFKIQNMVGSCDVKFPIRLEGLVLTHQQFSSYEPELFPGLIYRMIKPRIVLLIFVSGKVVLTGAKVRAEIYEAFENIYPILKGFRKTT is encoded by the exons GGTGCCATGACTCCCGGAATCCCTATCTTTAGTCCAATGATGCCTTATGGCACTGGACTGACCCCACAGCCTATTCAGAACACCAATAGTCTGTCTATTTTGGAAGAGCAACAaaggcagcagcagcaacaacaacagcagcagcagcagcagcagcaacagcaacagcagcagcagcagcagcagcagcagcagcagcagcagcagcagcagcaacaggcaGTGGCAGCTGCAGCCGTTCAGCAGTCAACGTCCCAGCAGGCAACACAGGGAACCTCAGGCCAGGCACCACAGCTCTTCCACTCACAGACTCTCACAACTGCACCCTTGCCGGGCACCACTCCACTGTATCCCTCCCCCATGACCCCCATGACCCCCATCACTCCTGCCACGCCAGCTTCGGAGAGTTCTGGGATTGTACCGCAGCTGCA AAATATTGTATCCACAGTGAATCTTGGTTGTAAACTTGACCTAAAGACCATTGCACTTCGTGCCCGAAACGCCGAATATAATCCCAAG CGGTTTGCTGCGGTAATCATGAGGATAAGAGAGCCACGAACCACGGCACTGATTTTCAGTTCGGGGAAAATGGTGTGCACGGGAGCCAAGAG TGAAGAACAGTCCAGACTGGCAGCAAGAAAATATGCTAGAGTTGTCCAGAAGTTGGGTTTTCCAGCTAAGTTCTTGGACTTCAAGATTCAGAACATGGTGGGGAGCTGTGATGTGAAGTTTCCTATAAGGTTAGAAGGCCTTGTGCTCACCCACCAACAATTTAGTAG TTATGAGCCAGAGTTATTTCCTGGTTTAATCTACAGAATGATCAAACCCAGAATTGTTctccttatttttgtttctggaaAAGTTGTATTAACAG GTGCTAAAGTCAGAGCAGAAATTTATGAAGCATTTGAAAACATCTACCCTATTCTAAAGGGATTCAGGAAGACGACGTAA
- the PDCD2 gene encoding programmed cell death protein 2 isoform X1 produces MAAAGARPVELGFAESAPAWRLRSEQFPSKVGGRPAWLGAAGLPGPQALACELCGRPLSFLLQVYAPLPGRPDAFHRCIFLFCCREQPCCAGLRVFRNQLPRKNDFYSYEPPSENPPPETGESVCLQLKSGAHLCRVCGCLGPKTCSRCHKAYYCSKEHQTLDWRLGHKQACAQPDHLDHIIPDHNFLFPEFEIVIETEDEIMPEVVEKEDYSEIIGSMGEALEEELDSMAKHESREDKIFQKFKTQIALEPEQILRYGRGIAPIWISGENIPQEKDIPDCPCGAKRILEFQVMPQLLNYLKADRLGKSIDWGILAVFTCAESCSLGTGYTEEFVWKQDVTDTP; encoded by the exons ATGGCTGCCGCCGGGGCCAGACCTGTGGAGCTGGGCTTCGCCGAGTCGGCGCCGGCGTGGCGACTGCGCAGCGAGCAGTTCCCCAGCAAGGTGGGCGGGCGGCCGGCATGGCTGGGCGCGGCCGGGCTGCCGGGGCCCCAGGCCCTGGCCTGCGAGCTGTGCGGCCGCCCGCTCTCCTTCCTGCTGCAGGTGTATGCGCCGCTGCCTGGCCGCCCGGACGCCTTCCACCGCTGCATCTTCCTCTTCTGCTGCCGCGAGCAGCCGTGCTGTGCCGGCCTGCGGG tttttaggaatCAACTACCCAGGAAAAACGATTTTTACTCATATGAGCCACCTTCTGAGAATCCTCCCCCAGAAACAGGAGAATCAGTGTGTCTCCAGCTTAAGTCTGGTGCTCATCTCTGCAGGGTTTGTGGCTGTTTAGGCCCCAAAACGTGCTCCAGATGCCACAAAGCATATTACTGCAGCAAGGAGCATCAGACCCTAGACTGGAGATTGGGACATAAGCAGGCTTGTGCACAACCAG ATCATCTGGACCATATAATTCCAGACCACAACTTCCTTTTTCCAGAATTTGAAATTGTAATAGAAACAGAAGATGAGATTATGCCTGAGGTTGTGGAAAAGGAAGATTACTCAGAGATTATAGGGAGCATGG GTGAAGCACTTGAGGAAGAACTGGATTCCATGGCAAAACATGAATCCAGGGAAGATAAAATTTTTCAGAAGTTTAAAACTCAGATAGCCCTTGAACCAGAACAG ATTCTTAGATATGGCAGAGGTATTGCCCCCATCTGGATTTCTGGTGAAAATATTCCTCAAGAAAAGGATATTCCAGATTGCCCCTGTGGTGCCAAGAGAATATTGGAATTCCAG GTCATGCCTCAGCTCCTAAACTACCTGAAGGCTGACAGACTGGGCAAGAGCATTGACTGGGGCATCCTGGCTGTCTTCACCTGTGCTGAGAGCTGCAGCTTAGGTACTGGCTATACAGAAGAATTTGTGTGGAAGCAGGATGTAACAGATACACCGTAA
- the PDCD2 gene encoding programmed cell death protein 2 isoform X2, which translates to MAAAGARPVELGFAESAPAWRLRSEQFPSKVGGRPAWLGAAGLPGPQALACELCGRPLSFLLQVYAPLPGRPDAFHRCIFLFCCREQPCCAGLRVFRNQLPRKNDFYSYEPPSENPPPETGESVCLQLKSGAHLCRVCGCLGPKTCSRCHKAYYCSKEHQTLDWRLGHKQACAQPDHLDHIIPDHNFLFPEFEIVIETEDEIMPEVVEKEDYSEIIGSMGEALEEELDSMAKHESREDKIFQKFKTQIALEPEQILRYGRGIAPIWISGENIPQEKDIPDCPCGAKRILEFQFSDTVY; encoded by the exons ATGGCTGCCGCCGGGGCCAGACCTGTGGAGCTGGGCTTCGCCGAGTCGGCGCCGGCGTGGCGACTGCGCAGCGAGCAGTTCCCCAGCAAGGTGGGCGGGCGGCCGGCATGGCTGGGCGCGGCCGGGCTGCCGGGGCCCCAGGCCCTGGCCTGCGAGCTGTGCGGCCGCCCGCTCTCCTTCCTGCTGCAGGTGTATGCGCCGCTGCCTGGCCGCCCGGACGCCTTCCACCGCTGCATCTTCCTCTTCTGCTGCCGCGAGCAGCCGTGCTGTGCCGGCCTGCGGG tttttaggaatCAACTACCCAGGAAAAACGATTTTTACTCATATGAGCCACCTTCTGAGAATCCTCCCCCAGAAACAGGAGAATCAGTGTGTCTCCAGCTTAAGTCTGGTGCTCATCTCTGCAGGGTTTGTGGCTGTTTAGGCCCCAAAACGTGCTCCAGATGCCACAAAGCATATTACTGCAGCAAGGAGCATCAGACCCTAGACTGGAGATTGGGACATAAGCAGGCTTGTGCACAACCAG ATCATCTGGACCATATAATTCCAGACCACAACTTCCTTTTTCCAGAATTTGAAATTGTAATAGAAACAGAAGATGAGATTATGCCTGAGGTTGTGGAAAAGGAAGATTACTCAGAGATTATAGGGAGCATGG GTGAAGCACTTGAGGAAGAACTGGATTCCATGGCAAAACATGAATCCAGGGAAGATAAAATTTTTCAGAAGTTTAAAACTCAGATAGCCCTTGAACCAGAACAG ATTCTTAGATATGGCAGAGGTATTGCCCCCATCTGGATTTCTGGTGAAAATATTCCTCAAGAAAAGGATATTCCAGATTGCCCCTGTGGTGCCAAGAGAATATTGGAATTCCAG tTTTCAGACACGGTCTATTGA